A stretch of the Candidatus Zixiibacteriota bacterium genome encodes the following:
- a CDS encoding FprA family A-type flavoprotein: MSATKLAENVYHVGVKDPDLRVFDIIMKTEHGTTYNAYLVRGSEKTALIDNVKRPFADDFFANIEEIVPIEKIDYLIVNHNEPDHSGSIEILLDKNPNLKIYCSASAVPFLKNIINRDADITGLKDKETLNLGGKTLTFRLMPYMHWPDTMMEFLEEDGILFSNDGFAAHISSDSIFADEVKVDVDFEVHYYFDSIMRPFTGYMRRNLPKLDEHDIKMVAPSHGPVFRKDPLKYISNYKEWAVDKSENANTVSIFYASAYGNTQKLAQTISEHLGKAGFTVNLSDVTQTIPDQLREQIESSKAILIGTPTFNGDAVKPIWDAVSLFSTVYSIGKKAAVFGSYGWGGEASKLVADRLTGLKLKVFEENYRARLIPSDEEMAGVADYCQKLTEFIGK, translated from the coding sequence ATGAGCGCAACGAAACTTGCTGAAAATGTCTATCACGTCGGCGTCAAAGACCCCGACCTCAGAGTATTCGATATTATCATGAAGACCGAACACGGCACCACCTATAACGCCTACCTGGTCAGGGGCTCCGAAAAAACCGCCCTCATCGACAACGTCAAAAGACCCTTCGCCGATGATTTCTTTGCCAACATCGAAGAAATTGTCCCGATAGAAAAAATCGACTATCTCATTGTCAATCACAACGAGCCCGACCACAGCGGATCAATCGAAATACTCCTCGACAAAAACCCGAACCTCAAAATCTACTGCTCGGCATCCGCCGTGCCTTTCCTTAAGAACATCATAAACCGCGATGCCGATATCACCGGCCTCAAAGACAAAGAAACCCTCAACCTCGGCGGCAAAACCCTGACTTTCCGCCTCATGCCCTATATGCACTGGCCCGACACGATGATGGAGTTTCTCGAAGAGGACGGAATTCTTTTTTCCAACGATGGTTTCGCGGCCCACATATCATCGGATTCGATATTCGCCGATGAAGTCAAGGTCGATGTTGATTTCGAAGTCCACTACTATTTCGACTCGATAATGCGCCCGTTCACCGGTTACATGCGCCGCAACCTGCCGAAACTCGATGAGCACGACATCAAAATGGTAGCCCCCTCTCACGGACCTGTTTTCCGCAAGGACCCGCTCAAATACATTAGCAACTATAAGGAATGGGCGGTGGACAAATCCGAAAACGCCAACACCGTCTCAATCTTCTACGCCTCGGCATACGGGAACACGCAGAAACTGGCGCAGACCATCTCAGAGCATCTTGGTAAGGCCGGTTTTACGGTTAATCTCTCCGATGTTACCCAAACCATACCCGACCAGCTCCGCGAACAGATTGAGTCCAGCAAAGCGATCCTGATCGGCACGCCGACCTTCAATGGCGATGCTGTCAAACCGATTTGGGATGCTGTCAGCTTGTTTTCGACCGTTTACAGCATCGGCAAGAAGGCCGCCGTTTTCGGCTCCTATGGTTGGGGCGGCGAAGCTTCCAAGCTCGTGGCTGACCGACTTACCGGATTGAAACTCAAGGTGTTCGAGGAAAACTACCGCGCCCGATTGATTCCATCGGATGAAGAAATGGCCGGTGTGGCCGACTACTGCCAAAAGCTGACCGAATTCATCGGGAAATAA
- a CDS encoding FlgD immunoglobulin-like domain containing protein, giving the protein MRIFTCALCAVFLLSTAVWGHSASLTAAAEFTVPGFTRPIEKIKFNDINSDSNPEILAADGETMVLYSPSDWSTLLNIPLTDNYTDYAILFDDINRDSIPDIVLAYYFECRTILPDTACRIYVYDGASGYTLTDSAHYDAGTMVTTDRTSPFKWVTLAALDVTGDGYNELFCGFDKYRSFKLMISVMFNTIGLSFLTDDIAQPPIWEKTVLMSNPCPVFTAASDRFFATTTYSVFASVPGDVTVDGSVEIIDAYGESRLTIDETTSVTCPRDSAYSSNICSFETSGDINPIFSGTEILVRHSVQQTCFLDDMIALDSTEISLRLYNLIAPDSVEILWSVYDAPSCSEYFFSPDYPGRFYGIDGGCLYEFNGENGQPSRDRIDVTTGELFWTRYGAADTYKLVAVRNQTVTIHELDLVTDVAEQTTTLPSSFTLGPAYPNPFNPSCVIEYSLPKSCHTKIGVYNILGQKVTTLVDELKPAGNHSVEWNGTNQSGQPAASGIYLFSAEFDGSARTVKAVMLK; this is encoded by the coding sequence GTGAGAATATTTACATGTGCTCTCTGCGCCGTCTTTCTCCTGTCCACAGCGGTCTGGGGACATTCTGCATCTCTGACCGCGGCGGCCGAATTCACTGTTCCCGGATTCACCCGCCCGATCGAGAAAATAAAATTCAACGACATTAATTCCGACAGCAACCCTGAAATCCTGGCGGCCGATGGCGAAACAATGGTCCTCTATTCACCATCGGACTGGTCCACCCTGCTGAACATTCCGCTCACGGACAACTACACCGATTACGCGATCCTTTTCGACGACATCAACCGCGACTCAATCCCCGATATCGTGCTGGCTTACTATTTCGAGTGCCGCACCATACTGCCGGACACCGCCTGCCGGATTTATGTTTACGATGGCGCCTCGGGTTATACCCTGACCGACTCTGCTCACTACGATGCCGGCACGATGGTGACAACCGACCGGACTTCCCCGTTCAAGTGGGTGACCCTGGCGGCATTGGATGTCACAGGCGACGGTTACAACGAGCTTTTCTGCGGTTTCGACAAATACCGTTCGTTCAAACTGATGATCTCTGTCATGTTCAACACCATCGGCCTGTCTTTTTTGACCGACGATATTGCTCAGCCGCCAATCTGGGAAAAGACAGTTCTCATGAGCAATCCCTGCCCTGTCTTTACAGCGGCAAGCGATAGATTCTTCGCGACCACCACCTATTCCGTATTTGCCAGTGTACCCGGTGATGTAACTGTCGACGGCAGCGTAGAGATTATAGATGCTTATGGTGAGTCGCGACTGACAATCGACGAAACGACAAGTGTAACCTGCCCGCGCGATTCCGCCTATAGCTCCAACATCTGCAGCTTTGAGACTTCCGGTGATATCAACCCGATCTTCAGCGGCACCGAAATCCTCGTCCGGCACTCCGTACAGCAAACCTGCTTCCTCGACGACATGATTGCCCTGGATTCTACCGAAATATCACTAAGGCTTTATAATCTTATCGCCCCGGATTCGGTTGAGATTCTATGGAGTGTCTATGATGCTCCATCGTGCTCCGAGTATTTCTTCAGCCCCGATTACCCCGGCAGGTTTTACGGTATCGACGGCGGCTGTCTTTATGAATTTAACGGCGAAAACGGCCAACCCTCGCGCGATCGCATCGATGTCACCACCGGCGAACTATTCTGGACACGTTATGGGGCGGCCGACACCTACAAACTGGTCGCGGTGCGCAATCAGACCGTGACAATACATGAACTCGATCTGGTTACTGACGTTGCCGAACAAACGACAACGCTGCCATCGTCGTTCACCCTTGGCCCGGCCTACCCTAATCCTTTCAACCCATCCTGCGTTATCGAGTATTCGCTGCCCAAAAGCTGCCACACGAAAATCGGCGTGTATAACATACTGGGGCAAAAAGTAACGACCCTCGTCGACGAACTCAAGCCGGCCGGCAACCACTCGGTCGAATGGAACGGCACCAACCAATCCGGCCAACCGGCAGCCTCAGGCATATATTTGTTCAGCGCCGAATTTGATGGATCCGCACGGACTGTCAAGGCAGTCATGCTTAAGTGA